The following proteins are co-located in the Streptomyces sp. NBC_01198 genome:
- a CDS encoding hydroxyacid dehydrogenase, giving the protein MAERPNLVLAMRQDILDLVLPAPLRARLDTLADVHPLLVTDPDEPAAGEALATADILLTGWGAPEVDAALLARAPRLGAVIHAAGTVKHHVHAEVWERGIAVSSAADANAGPVVDFTMATVVLAARRTLGAAADYRRGRLPGYPERRGADGAVVGVIGASRIGRGVIARLLAADSGFRVLLADPYVPAEDAAALGVRLVDLDELCAASDIVTVHAPDLPETRHLLDARRIGLLRDGAAVINTARGRLVDTEALALACADGRLDAYLDVTEPEPLPVDHVLHTLPNVLLTPHIAGCQGSEVQRLGAYAVDEVERFAKGEPLRGAVRAVDLARIA; this is encoded by the coding sequence ATGGCGGAGCGGCCGAATCTGGTGCTGGCGATGCGGCAGGACATCCTCGACCTGGTCCTTCCGGCACCGCTGCGCGCCCGGCTCGACACGCTGGCCGACGTCCATCCGCTGCTCGTCACCGACCCGGACGAACCGGCGGCCGGCGAGGCGCTCGCCACCGCGGACATCCTGCTGACCGGGTGGGGCGCGCCCGAGGTCGACGCCGCCCTGCTGGCCCGCGCGCCCCGGCTCGGCGCGGTCATCCACGCGGCAGGCACCGTCAAGCACCATGTGCACGCGGAGGTGTGGGAGCGGGGGATCGCCGTGTCGTCGGCCGCCGACGCCAACGCCGGGCCGGTGGTGGACTTCACCATGGCCACGGTGGTCCTCGCCGCACGGCGCACCCTCGGCGCCGCCGCCGACTACCGGCGCGGGCGGCTGCCCGGCTACCCCGAACGGCGGGGCGCGGACGGCGCCGTCGTCGGCGTCATCGGCGCGTCACGCATCGGCCGCGGCGTCATCGCCCGGCTGCTCGCCGCCGACTCCGGCTTCCGCGTCCTGCTCGCCGACCCGTACGTCCCGGCGGAGGACGCCGCGGCCCTCGGAGTGCGGCTGGTCGACCTCGACGAGCTGTGCGCCGCCTCCGACATCGTCACCGTCCACGCCCCCGACCTGCCGGAGACCCGGCACCTGCTCGACGCCCGGCGGATCGGCCTGCTGCGGGACGGGGCGGCCGTCATCAACACCGCCCGGGGCCGGCTGGTCGACACGGAGGCGCTGGCACTGGCCTGCGCGGACGGGCGCCTCGACGCCTACCTCGACGTGACCGAACCCGAACCACTGCCGGTGGACCACGTGCTCCACACCCTGCCGAACGTGCTGCTCACCCCGCACATCGCCGGGTGCCAGGGATCGGAGGTCCAGCGCCTCGGCGCATACGCGGTGGACGAGGTCGAGCGGTTCGCGAAGGGCGAGCCGCTGCGCGGCGCGGTGCGGGCGGTTGATCTCGCGCGGATCGCCTAG
- a CDS encoding extracellular solute-binding protein: protein MSTSSFSRRTLLRSIAAGGAAVAAPSVLTACSTSSASHDVGNAGKKLAPWPAYVPFAGPAPDLPGTADGIQPGYLSYPKNLVSAVHDKPGKGETIKVMAITYGTPPKAAAQNKFWAAVNEALGVNIEFTVVPDADYMTKMATMMAGNDLPDVINFGGGHTLPREADFVASKCVDLSAYVSGDAVKAYPNLANLPTYVWQDMGHIGGRIFGIPVQRSAPGNCLWINNDVFTAAGMKDGWTSDDFVAVAKNATHGKKYGLGSSAPLLFGETMHTMAFGAPQEWKLDGGSFVSAYTTDEYRAALEFMSKLRQAGLYNPNVLGTSTVDTKTYFYNGTVASMVDGFGALSTSVPSIKDAFVLDAAVPYKPANGAKPGMQRAKGAWGYTVLKKTTPDRVKLILRVLDYLAAPFGTKEYELNHFGVEGTHFTRDANGSPIPTQLGLVENPVQLPIKYLCDAPQVLYLPGRPDVVQRNHAWQLKIAPMLVRNPRFGLQSATNSRVGASIDTLRTDTVGSIVAGRKPLSAWDDTVKKMRNLGLDKIAEDYAKDYASNH from the coding sequence GTGAGTACCTCGTCGTTCTCGCGGCGTACGCTGCTGCGCTCGATCGCCGCAGGTGGCGCCGCCGTGGCCGCCCCGTCCGTCCTCACCGCCTGCTCGACCTCGTCGGCCTCGCACGACGTGGGCAACGCGGGGAAGAAGCTCGCCCCCTGGCCGGCGTACGTCCCCTTCGCCGGCCCCGCCCCCGACCTGCCGGGCACCGCAGACGGCATACAGCCCGGCTACCTGTCGTACCCGAAGAACCTGGTCAGCGCGGTCCACGACAAGCCGGGCAAGGGCGAGACGATCAAGGTGATGGCGATCACCTACGGCACCCCGCCCAAGGCGGCCGCACAGAACAAGTTCTGGGCGGCCGTCAACGAGGCGCTCGGGGTGAACATCGAGTTCACCGTCGTACCCGACGCCGACTACATGACCAAGATGGCCACCATGATGGCGGGCAACGACCTGCCCGACGTGATCAACTTCGGCGGCGGCCACACCCTGCCCCGCGAGGCCGACTTCGTGGCCTCCAAGTGCGTCGACCTGTCCGCCTACGTCTCGGGCGACGCCGTCAAGGCGTACCCGAACCTGGCGAACCTGCCGACGTACGTCTGGCAGGACATGGGCCACATCGGCGGCCGCATCTTCGGCATCCCCGTCCAGCGCTCCGCGCCCGGCAACTGCCTGTGGATCAACAACGACGTCTTCACCGCGGCCGGCATGAAGGACGGCTGGACCTCCGACGACTTCGTGGCCGTCGCCAAGAACGCCACCCATGGCAAGAAGTACGGGCTCGGCTCGTCCGCCCCGCTGCTGTTCGGCGAGACCATGCACACCATGGCCTTCGGCGCGCCCCAGGAGTGGAAGCTCGACGGCGGCTCCTTCGTCAGCGCGTACACCACCGACGAGTACCGCGCCGCCCTGGAGTTCATGTCCAAGCTGCGGCAGGCCGGCCTCTACAACCCCAACGTGCTCGGCACCTCCACCGTCGACACCAAGACCTACTTCTACAACGGCACCGTCGCCTCGATGGTCGACGGCTTCGGCGCGCTCAGCACCTCCGTCCCCAGCATCAAGGACGCCTTCGTCCTCGACGCGGCCGTCCCGTACAAGCCGGCCAACGGGGCCAAGCCCGGCATGCAGCGGGCCAAGGGCGCCTGGGGGTACACCGTGCTGAAGAAGACCACGCCCGACCGCGTCAAGCTCATCCTGCGGGTGCTCGACTACCTGGCGGCGCCCTTCGGCACCAAGGAGTACGAGCTCAACCACTTCGGCGTCGAGGGCACGCACTTCACCCGGGACGCGAACGGCTCGCCCATCCCCACCCAGCTCGGCCTGGTCGAGAACCCGGTGCAGCTGCCCATCAAGTACCTGTGCGACGCCCCGCAGGTCCTCTACCTGCCCGGCCGCCCGGACGTCGTCCAGCGCAACCACGCCTGGCAGCTCAAGATCGCCCCGATGCTGGTGCGCAACCCCCGTTTCGGCCTGCAGTCCGCGACCAACAGCCGGGTCGGCGCGTCCATCGACACTCTGCGCACCGACACCGTCGGCTCCATCGTCGCCGGCCGCAAACCGCTCAGCGCCTGGGACGACACCGTCAAGAAGATGCGCAATCTGGGGCTGGACAAGATCGCCGAGGACTATGCCAAGGACTACGCCTCGAACCACTGA
- a CDS encoding carbohydrate ABC transporter permease — protein sequence MSSAAPSLRRPRTDPRKPARRGSARPAWVEQPRPATQVAKAVALAAVVVLVTVPFLIIVSTSLASNAEVVANGGWVLWPQHPTLRAYRELFDGGIVTHALWVSAGVTVIGTAASLACTIGLAYALSRRDVFGGKPILLLILFTFLFPPGMIPAFLLVKGLHLLDSYGSLVAPVLINVFNLVVLRGFFQSVPEELYEAARLDGAGEWLILRRIVLPLSKAALAVVGLFYAVSYWNAWFYASIYLDSSHWPLQQVLRTYVIGGSQLADSAAGDASAVAAPQTIQMAVLVVATVPILLVYPFLQKYFAKGVLTGAVKS from the coding sequence ATGAGCAGCGCCGCACCGAGCCTCCGCCGGCCGCGAACCGACCCGCGCAAGCCCGCACGGCGCGGCTCCGCCCGGCCCGCGTGGGTCGAGCAGCCGAGACCCGCCACCCAGGTGGCCAAGGCGGTCGCACTGGCCGCGGTCGTCGTGCTGGTCACCGTCCCGTTCCTGATCATCGTCTCGACCAGCCTCGCCTCCAACGCCGAGGTCGTCGCCAACGGCGGCTGGGTGCTGTGGCCGCAGCACCCCACCCTGCGCGCCTACCGCGAGCTCTTCGACGGCGGCATCGTCACCCACGCCCTGTGGGTCAGCGCCGGCGTCACGGTCATCGGCACCGCGGCGAGCCTGGCCTGCACCATCGGCCTGGCCTACGCCCTCAGCCGCCGCGACGTCTTCGGCGGCAAGCCGATCCTGCTGCTGATCCTGTTCACCTTCCTCTTCCCGCCCGGCATGATCCCCGCCTTCCTGCTGGTCAAGGGCCTGCACCTGCTCGACAGCTACGGCTCGCTGGTCGCCCCGGTCCTGATCAACGTCTTCAACCTGGTGGTGCTGCGCGGCTTCTTCCAGTCGGTCCCCGAGGAGCTGTACGAGGCGGCCCGTCTCGACGGCGCCGGCGAGTGGCTGATCCTGCGCCGGATCGTGCTGCCGCTGTCCAAGGCGGCGCTCGCGGTCGTCGGGCTGTTCTACGCGGTCTCGTACTGGAACGCCTGGTTCTACGCCTCGATCTACCTCGACTCCAGCCACTGGCCGCTCCAGCAGGTGCTGCGCACCTACGTCATCGGGGGCTCGCAGCTCGCCGACTCCGCCGCGGGCGACGCCAGCGCGGTGGCCGCGCCGCAGACGATCCAGATGGCGGTGCTCGTGGTGGCCACCGTGCCGATCCTGCTGGTCTACCCCTTCCTGCAGAAGTACTTCGCCAAGGGCGTGCTCACCGGCGCCGTCAAGAGCTAG
- a CDS encoding ABC transporter permease, producing the protein MAPGVAYFLVFHYGALAGNVIAFKDYVPFDGLWASQWVGLDNFRTMFGDPDFWSAVVNTVWIALLQLVFFFPVPIALAMLLHSLTRDSVRRFVQSVAYLPHFLSWVIVVAVFQQVLGETGLLNNVLGDAHLHTVNIIGNPTAFKPLVIAEVIWKDCGWGTIIFLAALTQVDEQQYEAAAIDGAGPWRRFWHITLPSVRPIIVLLLIMRLGDILSVGFEQMLLQRASVGPDAAEVIDTFVYYKGLVGGDYGYAAAAGLFKGVVGAALVFAANKVAHRLGEQGVYR; encoded by the coding sequence ATGGCGCCCGGCGTGGCGTACTTCCTGGTCTTCCACTACGGCGCGCTGGCGGGCAACGTCATCGCGTTCAAGGACTACGTCCCCTTCGACGGACTGTGGGCCAGCCAGTGGGTGGGCCTGGACAACTTCCGGACGATGTTCGGCGACCCGGACTTCTGGTCCGCGGTCGTCAACACCGTCTGGATCGCCCTGCTCCAGCTGGTCTTCTTCTTCCCGGTGCCGATCGCGCTGGCGATGCTGCTGCACAGCCTGACCAGGGACAGCGTCCGCAGGTTCGTGCAGTCGGTGGCGTACCTGCCGCACTTCCTGTCCTGGGTGATCGTGGTCGCGGTCTTCCAGCAGGTGCTCGGCGAGACCGGCCTGCTCAACAACGTGCTGGGCGACGCCCATCTGCACACCGTGAACATCATCGGCAACCCCACGGCGTTCAAGCCGCTGGTCATCGCCGAGGTGATCTGGAAGGACTGCGGCTGGGGCACGATCATCTTCCTGGCCGCGCTCACCCAGGTCGACGAGCAGCAGTACGAAGCCGCCGCGATAGACGGCGCCGGGCCGTGGCGGCGGTTCTGGCACATCACGCTGCCTTCGGTGCGGCCGATCATCGTGCTGCTGCTGATCATGCGGCTCGGCGACATCCTGTCCGTCGGCTTCGAGCAGATGCTGCTGCAGCGCGCCTCGGTCGGCCCGGACGCGGCCGAGGTCATCGACACCTTCGTCTACTACAAGGGCCTGGTCGGCGGCGACTACGGATACGCCGCCGCGGCCGGCCTGTTCAAGGGCGTCGTGGGCGCCGCACTCGTCTTCGCCGCCAACAAGGTCGCACACCGCCTCGGCGAGCAGGGGGTCTACCGATGA
- a CDS encoding type IV secretory system conjugative DNA transfer family protein → MAAQKREQTGGLPDGLIVGVIGFLLGVTLLVWTATGIAALLSHGSWPGDVHFTRTPKAMRALIGRPHDVPAAWPDAKPGGLPGAGLFWGIFIGQFMVLFTLVVWVLNVVSRLRTRDQRRPQTAPAPAPAPSAVPAPRRRGRRTVRGEQPGTPHGGRDKGDGDGLDAWFRSVPRAAPPRGADPVTAELPAVGATAPAVREPRPSVLDGGEVTRTYVLFAGPRGDQAKRVVQPAVLAAAGPALVTTADPDTYHQTVGNRSKLGPVHVYDPAHLLDVPGRLRWAPHGGCERPGTAGVRAAALLAALLAALRPARADEAIVHTTAVTLLRCWLHAAAVDGRPFRQVHRWAAGGAAAADAVRILRTDTAAASGWSGELESVLHAHPERRDAAQALIRQTLEPLNSVHIRDACNPARTGGLDLESWGAERGTLYVVGERIEDPRTHLGAMPLLTALVSSVVEHGRRMAAGSSAGRLDPPLTFVLDDVAALAPDPDLPALLTAGTAAGLPTLAVLRSPEQALARWQTPVWQHADLRLALGDDATAPLPPSIPDAIRLA, encoded by the coding sequence ATGGCGGCGCAGAAACGCGAGCAGACCGGCGGTCTGCCGGACGGGCTGATCGTCGGCGTCATCGGGTTCCTGCTGGGCGTCACGCTGCTGGTGTGGACGGCGACCGGCATCGCGGCGCTGCTCTCGCACGGGTCGTGGCCGGGCGACGTGCACTTCACCCGCACCCCCAAGGCGATGCGCGCGCTGATCGGGCGGCCGCACGACGTCCCGGCGGCCTGGCCCGACGCGAAGCCCGGCGGGCTGCCCGGAGCGGGCCTGTTCTGGGGCATCTTCATCGGGCAGTTCATGGTGCTGTTCACGCTCGTCGTGTGGGTGCTGAACGTCGTTTCGCGGCTGCGCACCCGCGACCAGCGCCGCCCGCAGACCGCGCCGGCGCCGGCGCCCGCGCCCTCGGCGGTGCCCGCACCGCGGCGCAGGGGCCGCCGCACCGTGCGCGGCGAGCAGCCCGGCACCCCGCACGGCGGGCGGGACAAGGGCGACGGGGACGGTCTGGACGCCTGGTTCCGCTCGGTGCCCCGGGCCGCGCCGCCGCGGGGCGCCGATCCCGTCACCGCGGAACTGCCCGCGGTCGGCGCGACGGCCCCGGCCGTCCGCGAGCCGCGGCCAAGCGTCCTCGACGGCGGCGAGGTCACCCGCACCTACGTCCTGTTCGCCGGACCGCGCGGCGACCAGGCCAAGCGGGTCGTGCAGCCAGCGGTCCTGGCCGCGGCGGGCCCGGCGCTGGTCACCACGGCCGACCCGGACACGTACCACCAGACCGTCGGCAACCGCAGCAAGCTGGGCCCCGTGCACGTCTACGACCCGGCGCACCTGCTCGACGTGCCCGGCCGGCTGCGCTGGGCGCCGCACGGCGGCTGCGAGCGCCCCGGCACCGCCGGAGTACGCGCGGCGGCGCTGCTGGCGGCGCTGCTGGCGGCGCTGCGTCCCGCGCGGGCCGACGAGGCCATCGTGCACACCACCGCGGTGACGCTGCTGCGCTGCTGGCTGCACGCCGCCGCCGTGGACGGCCGCCCCTTCCGGCAGGTCCACCGCTGGGCGGCGGGCGGCGCCGCGGCGGCCGACGCCGTACGCATCCTGCGCACCGACACCGCCGCCGCCTCCGGCTGGAGCGGCGAGCTGGAGTCGGTCCTGCACGCCCACCCCGAACGGCGGGACGCCGCGCAGGCGTTGATCCGGCAGACGCTGGAGCCGCTGAATTCCGTGCACATCCGCGACGCGTGCAATCCGGCGCGTACCGGAGGCCTCGACCTGGAGTCATGGGGCGCGGAAAGGGGAACGCTTTACGTGGTGGGCGAGCGGATCGAGGACCCGCGCACCCACCTGGGTGCGATGCCGCTGCTCACCGCACTCGTCTCCAGCGTGGTCGAGCACGGCCGGCGCATGGCCGCAGGGTCATCCGCCGGCCGGCTCGACCCACCACTGACCTTCGTCCTCGACGACGTCGCCGCCCTCGCGCCCGACCCGGACCTGCCGGCCCTGCTCACCGCGGGCACCGCCGCCGGCCTCCCCACCCTGGCCGTCCTGCGCTCCCCCGAACAGGCCCTGGCCCGCTGGCAGACCCCCGTCTGGCAGCACGCCGACCTCCGCCTGGCCCTCGGCGACGACGCCACGGCCCCGCTCCCCCCGTCGATCCCCGACGCCATCCGCCTCGCCTAG